The following DNA comes from Naumovozyma dairenensis CBS 421 chromosome 4, complete genome.
taaagatttcaatttgatatCTGCTGAAAATAGTTCCGTTTGAACTTGGTGTAATAATTCCTTTGCAAAGGCGAAGACGACGAGATCATCAACCTAAATTAATGTGAAAACAAATCCGTTAGTAAAACGTCCATAATAGACATTTCTTCAGACAGTTTGGTAATACGAAATCTGAATTTTGGCTCTTCATGATTGCATCATCGCAGTGGCTATCTAACATCATCGCATGTGCTATCTATTTCTTCAAGCTTTGCAAACTATGTGATTATATAGTCAGTagttatatttattagCATGGGATGTATTAACGGTTCTGTATAATAACCAATACCTGTCGAAGTTGGGCCTAAATGGATACCAGGAATGGCAGTAAATTAGAAATCAGGGGGGAAAATCAATGCACTACTCCCAGGTCAAGAATCTCATTATGATGTTATTTACATATCTGAAAGACATAATTGCTGCACATCCAACTACATAGATATATTACTTCGGAATCAACAGCTCCACCATGACCATATACTACTACCACAGGCAATCCTAATGGTGCAACTCAATTATTACCAGAATATACTATCATACCAGGTCCATATGCAACCGAAGGCGGAAAAAGAGTTCAATCCAAAGCCATAACCTAAATTTGATCAGACGTTGGGTCATACccaaaataatgaatctaCAGATGAATAATGCAATAAAATAggtttcattaataatgatttaatagTTGAAAACGTATCCAAAATTTATGAGAGCTTAGTGGAAGAAAATCATCAAAGAAACTAAAGCTGACGTCAGACATAGTTATAGAACCCAAGCTGTTCAAATAAAGAGTTTCTCCGTTAAAGAACTAAAGAAGTTTGTAAATACTTTACCCAAAAAATTGCCGTTAAATTAccataaaataaatacGCCACACACTAAAAATGAGTAATAGTATGTTTAAAATGTGGGAAGATGAGATGTGCATGTGACGGAAGTATAACGAGCAACAAATTCGATTTTACAAGTAATTTATtccttttatatataaccTAACTCAGCGGATAGGTTTAGATACAAGCAGTTTTTTCATTAGTAACTTCTTTCTTCGAACCAATAATAACCTGACCTATTACTGGCTTCTGTCTGTGGGTCTGTGCAATTTCAAcagtttatttattgaaagtAACAAGTGGATTTTCTTGGAAAAAGATGGAATAAAGAAATgccattttttattttttcttttagaAATCGCCACGTTTGTATTGTATTTCCTGGgtatataataattgaCAAAATCACCTAGTATTGTAATTATGTTTTCAGTTTCAACCGAATTATATACCCGAATACGAAATCGAACAGATTGGTGGGCCATGCGTTATTTTCACTTCGTCATTACAGGATTCTTTATCATGTTTGTCGAATggataaataataataataataataataatagtagtCATCGATTCAATGTTTAACACATTTTAATTTAAGGCCATGGAAATGTAGGAATATTGTACGCATTGTGGTTGATAAGATAGACTCTATacattgaatatataatacttCCTCTTTCGAAGACTTTTAGAAATAGCACCCTATATGCATTAGCCAATGGTTTTGTCTATTAATCGAAATTATCTCATAAAATATCTAAATACTTAACACCATTTGCTTACGGCGTGATGGCACAAATTATTGCAAAAGGGAACGTCGGTTCTAGTCCTTGATCctaaaatatttcatatatttcGCGTGAAACTTTTTCtcattgatattgaaaaatataacgAAATAAGATGGAAGTCCAGAAAATGGAACAGAAGGAACAGCAGTGTGAAAGAACATCAAATTAATGAACATACTTCTAATATCGGGGCTCAACGTTATACCTTAAATTTGTTCAGAATATTTGTCAACCAGAAACAAGTCACGTTGattagtatatatatatacagtGTGTATTACAACTACGACAATTCCAGCCCGATGTCGTCACCCATAAAAGAAGGTGTTGAAAATGTACaacataaagaaaatgatagCAATATTCAGGTACCAAAGGAACCGTTCAGTTTTATCTTTTCAAACTATCATAAAGATGTTACAAACAAagatcttcaaataatcaGAATCACTGCCGAATATTTCGTCGCTAATGAGATAACCGATCTGAATTCTCTTTTGGTGCAATTGAAGGAATCATTCGAAGATATTTCtcaatttaatttctgCAAAGCAGATCATCCATTAAACGATTTATTTCTGGCATTTATTAATCAATATaaacaaatcaaaatttgcAGATCCGCCACAGCTCCACCGTGTATTAAAAATACAGGTAAAGACGAATCATCTCAAAACGAATTTCTCCAACGATGCTTTAAAAGATCcatatttaatgaatatgCAAAGGAGTATCATACAGAGAAGGAGGAAGCTAACAAACTACAAAagattcaattttattcgTTTAATTGGACAAAATTTAAAGTTGTAGGTAAAATTATTGTCGACGGCATAGATGAAACCACTGTTCCAGAACCTTTGGATTTCAAAATGCTCTCGCttaagaatattaataacacTATTTCAACACTATTTAATGAGCCTACTGCGTTTAAAGTGGCTGAATCCGAACCAGGAAAAAAGAGTAAACGTAAATTAAATGTGAGAGGTGCCGGAGAGACACGTCGtaagaaaaataagaatTCCCCCAATTTAAGCACTGAGAATGGGAGAATGATTGAATGCCCAATTACTCATAAGATGGTGGAAGCCgataattttgataagCATCTACGAATACTACTTTCAGATCCTAATTATAAACAAGAACGAGAAAAGTACGAGGCGAAACATAGATTAACAAACTTAACTACAGAcgaaatatttgaaaacatcCAACGAATTGTCcagaaaggaaaataaaaactgTGACATTGTCCATCCAAAGCGTAGCGCCAAAATAACTATAAACTAaccaaaataaaaaagcCATCAATTATCCCGCCTAGGAGTTAAGGAAACTATGTATATTTATCTCAGCAAAAAATAAGGGCTATGTAATTGAGGAGTAACATAAACGATCGTTACGAATAGCTGATTCTTCGAAGAGAATAAAGGActgtttttttgttgattCTGTGAATCCGTCTAGTTAGATTATTCATCTTATCTGACATTTGCCAATACTCGCCATTCAAAGTTACCGGTATATCTTTACAGACCTACTAATTATACTATCACCCGATTGATGGTGAATTTTGCACCGATCaattcaatatcttctCCTCAGCACAGTTCTGGACAGTCATAAAATATGAAGAATGTTTACAGAATTGtaatctttttctttggcgcagttcattaatttttttcgcTTCCCAAAATTTTCGTCACAAAAAGAAATCGAGCTTACTTTATTTATCCGCCCTAAGAAAAACCGCAGAATAGTTAATCCTTAATTTCTCTGCTTTCTGTAATGTTACTATTTCTGCGTTTTTATCCTACACAATCTCCCCACAATAAGACGTCAAACTATGAACAAAGAATATGTCGGGGAATGGGCTGTAAAAAAATGGCGTTCAAAAAagatattgttattattttgacCGGATGAATTGGTATAAAATCGATTAATGTATCTTATTCCTTTTCTGTCGGATTTCTTCTCAAGTTCCTCTAAGTTTAATCAGCAAAACAGAAAACCATACATACAATACAAATAAACTCTTTCAAACTTaacttttaaaaattttcttataccaaaaaaatagaattaAATAACAATGTCCGGAAATCTCGATTTAGCAAATGAAAGTACTTAGCTTTCAAATACCTCCCAAAATTCCAATATATCAAACCcaattataaaaaaaggaaaactCAACAATGGAACTCACAGCTACTGAAATAGGACCTGAATTTCAAACTAAACCATTATCCGCATATTTTACAGTAATTATACTTTGTTTAATGATTACCTTTGGtggatttatttttttcggGTGAGATACCGGTACCTAATTTGAAGAAGCTAAACGGTCATTAGCACAATCCAACAAGACTTCTGTTGATGATATTCTTGTCCTAACTGAATTAGATAATATCAATTCTGGTGTGGAAGCTGAAAGGGCTGCTGGGAATGCTTCATGGggtaaattattttcaacTAGGGATAAAATCTTACAACGTGTAATTATGGGTGCAGTTGTCCAATCTTTACAACAATTAACTGGTTgtaattatttcttctacTACGGTACTACAATTTTCCAAGCTGTTGGTATGGAAGATTCTTATCTGACTTCTATAGTCTTAGGTGTTGTCAATTTTGCATCTACATTCGCTGCATTATGGACTGTTGAAAGATTTGAGCACAGAAgatgtttattatttggttcTGCAGCCATGGCAgtttgttttgttgtttttgcTTCCACTGGTGTTACAGAATTATATCCAAACGGTCATGATCAAGCTACTTCGAAAGTAGCGGATAACATTATGATTGTCTTCacttatttattcattttcttctttgcGACTACATGGGCACCTATTccatttgttgttgttgctgaaTCTTACCCACTTCTTATCAAAAATCGTGCAATGGCTATTGCAGTTGGTGCAAACTGGATGTGGGGATTCGCTATTGGATTTTGTACACCATTTGTCACAAGTACTATCAATTTCTACTACGggtttatatttttcgGCTATTTAATTTTCTCTATACTTTACgtgtttttctttgtttgtGAAACCAAaggattattattagaaaaagTTACTGAAATGTACGAAGAAGGTGCTGTACCATGGACATCTACCACCTGAGTTGCTGTATCCAAATGAGTAACCCATTATGATGTCGATGCTAACCAAAGATAACGACAAACCCTTTTTTCAAACGAAACTTTTTAAAGACTTCCTGTTCTATAATTTGCGTTTATGACTCATTTTGCACCTGCTTCCTGTTTATATTATGCTCTTTTTTTCAAGTAACCTTTGTACAGATAAAACTATATTTAGATATACACTtacatatattttaaaaaaattctCATTCGTTCACAAAGATATTATTCTACGTGATATAATAGTTGAAAATTTCTGAGAAAATTTTGAGCCTAAATAAAATTctattctttattaaacTAACCAACTAGCAGCATCTTTCTTAAGCTTTCGGATAATCTACAGAAATTCATTTCGGAAAATTTATCGTTTAGAGTGAATTAGTTTCNNNNNNNNNNNNNNNNNNNNGTGCGGGGTTCCGAGAAGTCTTCGTACAAAAGCAAAATTTTTCTCCTCCCCCCCCATATAAAGGAATCcttaatattattggaaGGATACTTAAATGAACAAGATGATTCTCTAAACGCCCCCCTGTACGAAAAGCCTACCAAATACACAAGTTTTATAAACTACCcataaattacaaattttcaattctcATAGAATTATTTAAGCATTTACGTACTCAATCCTGCTGGATAAAAGAATAGTATTAGTTGAAGCAAGacaactttttttttttgtttctgctgaaaataatatgacAACTTTTTACGATTTAACGGCAAACCTACCGAACGATGAAACATTCCATTTCTCAGACTTAAAAGGGAAAGTAGTTCTGATAGTAAATGTAGCTTCAAAATGTTCGTTCACACCTCAATATAAACCCTTAGAACACTTATATAGAAAGTACAAAGACAAAGGGTTTACCATTTTAGGTTTCCCCTGTAACCAGTTTGCTGGCCAAGAACCTGGATCAGATGCagatattaagaaattttgCCAGGAAACTTTTGGTGTAACGTTCCCactaatgaagaaaattaatgTCAACGGAAGTCAAACTGATCCTGTATATCAATACTTGAAGTCTCAAAAACCAGGAGTATTTGGTCTGAAGACTATAAAGTGgaactttgaaaaattcttaaTAGATAAGAGCGGTAACGTATATGAGAGatattcatctttaataaGGCCAGAAGAGttggaaaaggaaattgaaaaattactaGGTCAATAAATACGTTCAAGATATTATACAAACAAAGTAACCGTCTAAAAGATAAGGTTTCACGTTCCTCCCCTTCCCCAAACTGTCCTGATCTCCCTCGCTCAACAAACGGGGAAGATGTATTTAGTTAATCGGTAATAGTACCGGATCATTTGAATCTATAATACTAATTCGTATGGCTGATGATCCATGAAAATAGAAGGAGTATACCCACCCACAGAGCGTATGTctcaaaaaatatagttTGAGCATCCAAACTTTTGGGAATATCTGTAACTTTACGGAGaaagttttttttatagtCGTATCCCACTCCAAAACGAGAGGGATTTCATTTTTGCATTTTTTACTATTCATAACATTTTAGGATCGTACAATCAATGTCTAACAATCTCtatatatcaatattagTACCATCGAAACCTATCTATGATTTGTAGAAATTGGGTGAATAAAATATAGTACGTAGACTTAGaccaaaatatttggaGATTTATgtacttttgaaaaatttggtgCTCTCCCGGGAGCAATAAATCTGAATTGAACATGATACTGAACACTTGTATAGACAGTACCATACAATCAAATGAAACCATAGTAATGACGTACCATCTAGCCAGTGAGGTTTTACCATTATGTATATGCTCAATACCAGATATACTTTCATAAATGGTTGGATTGttgatttagaaaatggaaaaattatcaatccAGATTTGAAAACGTATAaaccattgaaaaaattattgggAGATCTTCAATATTGGAATTGGGATGAGTATTTCAAGCAGAGTGATCATTGCCAACTTTACTGCGATGATTCCAGCGTTTTGTTCGGATTAATCGAAATGGAAGattataatttcttaaGAATGAAAGATCATACCATAACAAGAGAAAAGGAATCCATATGGAATAGAAATAGAAATAGAAATAGAAATCGAATAGTCGACATAATAGAAGTACAAGCCCATAAGATATCTATTAGCAATCATAAGGTTGTGTACCTGCATTATCATCCAATTACTGAAGGGCAACTACCGTACTGTAGAGATAACTTCTTTGAACCCTCAAAAATCCGtcatcaattaataaatgtCGCTGATGAATCGtttcttgaaattgatgGATTTTTAGTAAATCTTATATCA
Coding sequences within:
- the NDAI0D05060 gene encoding glutathione peroxidase produces the protein MTTFYDLTANLPNDETFHFSDLKGKVVLIVNVASKCSFTPQYKPLEHLYRKYKDKGFTILGFPCNQFAGQEPGSDADIKKFCQETFGVTFPLMKKINVNGSQTDPVYQYLKSQKPGVFGLKTIKWNFEKFLIDKSGNVYERYSSLIRPEELEKEIEKLLGQ
- the NDAI0D05050 gene encoding uncharacterized protein → MGAVVQSLQQLTGCNYFFYYGTTIFQAVGMEDSYLTSIVLGVVNFASTFAALWTVERFEHRRCLLFGSAAMAVCFVVFASTGVTELYPNGHDQATSKVADNIMIVFTYLFIFFFATTWAPIPFVVVAESYPLLIKNRAMAIAVGANWMWGFAIGFCTPFVTSTINFYYGFIFFGYLIFSILYVFFFVCETKGLLLEKVTEMYEEGAVPWTSTT
- the PRP21 gene encoding Prp21p (similar to Saccharomyces cerevisiae PRP21 (YJL203W); ancestral locus Anc_1.132); translation: MSSPIKEGVENVQHKENDSNIQVPKEPFSFIFSNYHKDVTNKDLQIIRITAEYFVANEITDLNSLLVQLKESFEDISQFNFCKADHPLNDLFLAFINQYKQIKICRSATAPPCIKNTGKDESSQNEFLQRCFKRSIFNEYAKEYHTEKEEANKLQKIQFYSFNWTKFKVVGKIIVDGIDETTVPEPLDFKMLSLKNINNTISTLFNEPTAFKVAESEPGKKSKRKLNVRGAGETRRKKNKNSPNLSTENGRMIECPITHKMVEADNFDKHLRILLSDPNYKQEREKYEAKHRLTNLTTDEIFENIQRIVQKGK